The following are encoded together in the Candidatus Cloacimonadota bacterium genome:
- a CDS encoding septal ring lytic transglycosylase RlpA family protein produces MVCSFYGEKFQGKPTANGEIFDMEKLTCAHKKLPFGTRLKVTNEDNNKSVIVRVNDRGPFVKGRDLDLSKAAARKIGLIPYGVKKLKVEFLENE; encoded by the coding sequence ATGGTCTGCAGTTTTTACGGCGAAAAATTTCAGGGAAAACCTACCGCAAACGGCGAGATTTTCGATATGGAAAAACTTACCTGTGCTCATAAAAAGCTGCCTTTTGGAACGCGTCTTAAAGTTACGAATGAAGATAACAATAAATCTGTAATAGTTCGAGTAAACGATAGAGGACCTTTTGTGAAAGGTCGAGATCTGGATCTTTCAAAAGCAGCAGCAAGAAAGATCGGGTTAATTCCTTATGGAGTTAAAAAATTAAAAGTGGAATTTTTGGAAAATGAATAA
- the dapB gene encoding 4-hydroxy-tetrahydrodipicolinate reductase — MKKLAIIGYGQMGRLIEKLAPEFDFEVCAKIDPILGNDLSDPKLIEADVCIEFTKPAVAHSNLTELVKQGQQVVCGTTGWYENLKELEKIVQENDTGFIYGSNFSFGMNLFYQIVRETCKLMNKAVDYDVFGLEYHHNKKQDSPSGTAKILSDIVIKNIDKKAKSQFEKLDRRIEKDEFHFASVRAGNIPGTHLIGFDSEADSIELKHTARNRNGLAIGALKAARWIIDKKGFYNFAETFQNILGD; from the coding sequence ATGAAAAAACTAGCAATTATTGGTTACGGTCAAATGGGAAGACTCATCGAAAAACTTGCTCCTGAGTTTGATTTCGAAGTTTGCGCTAAAATTGATCCTATTTTGGGAAACGATCTTTCCGATCCAAAACTAATAGAAGCAGATGTTTGCATCGAATTTACCAAACCAGCTGTTGCACATTCCAATCTTACAGAACTTGTAAAACAAGGGCAGCAAGTAGTTTGTGGCACCACCGGCTGGTATGAAAATTTGAAGGAATTGGAAAAAATAGTTCAAGAAAATGATACAGGATTCATCTACGGATCGAATTTTTCTTTTGGCATGAATTTGTTTTATCAAATAGTTAGAGAAACCTGCAAATTAATGAACAAAGCGGTTGATTACGATGTTTTTGGATTGGAATATCATCACAACAAAAAGCAGGATAGTCCATCGGGAACCGCAAAGATTTTATCTGATATTGTTATTAAAAATATCGATAAAAAAGCAAAATCTCAATTTGAGAAGTTAGACAGAAGGATCGAAAAAGATGAATTTCATTTTGCCAGCGTTCGAGCCGGAAATATCCCTGGAACGCATCTTATCGGATTTGATTCCGAAGCAGATTCCATAGAACTGAAGCACACTGCCAGAAACAGAAACGGTTTGGCAATTGGAGCTTTAAAAGCTGCCAGATGGATCATCGATAAAAAAGGTTTTTACAATTTCGCTGAAACATTCCAAAATATTTTGGGAGATTAA
- a CDS encoding M20/M25/M40 family metallo-hydrolase, producing the protein MKKTITEYFVDLVTIDSESKNEKAVAEKLKEDLINLGAEVKFDKANEITGGNVGNLYAYFPGEIKKTPIIFCAHMDTVQPGNGIKPQIDDNIIKSDGTTILGSDDKSGIVEILWAIKDLKDKDEKHAPIEVLFTISEETGLLGAKYLDYTMISSKVGYALDGHEVGSIAIAAPSQNSLKFSIIGLESHAGVEPEKGINAIQIAAEAITRMPNGRIDGETTCNVGIIKGGKATNIVPNQVEIDAEVRSHDTAKLKEVTDKMIKAVKDTVSKYHLNGFDAKAEIKVAEEYTSFRLTDDDQSVQLAKQATRKLQLSFKPYIGGGGSDVNIFNKNGLKMAVAGTGMDKVHTVNEQIRISDLENGAKWVKEVIRIYSEI; encoded by the coding sequence ATGAAAAAGACGATTACAGAATATTTTGTTGATCTGGTCACTATCGATAGTGAATCGAAAAACGAGAAAGCTGTAGCAGAAAAATTGAAAGAAGATCTGATCAATCTGGGAGCTGAAGTCAAGTTTGATAAAGCCAATGAAATAACTGGTGGAAATGTGGGAAATCTTTATGCCTACTTTCCAGGAGAGATCAAAAAAACACCCATCATTTTTTGCGCTCACATGGATACTGTTCAGCCAGGAAACGGCATAAAACCACAGATCGATGATAACATCATAAAATCTGACGGAACAACGATTCTGGGTTCGGATGACAAATCTGGAATAGTTGAAATATTGTGGGCAATAAAGGACCTGAAAGATAAAGATGAAAAACACGCACCGATAGAAGTTCTATTCACGATATCAGAAGAGACCGGATTACTGGGAGCAAAATACCTGGATTACACAATGATATCTTCCAAAGTGGGTTATGCACTTGATGGGCATGAAGTTGGCAGCATCGCAATAGCTGCACCCAGTCAAAACAGCCTTAAATTTTCGATTATCGGATTGGAATCTCATGCCGGTGTGGAACCTGAAAAAGGCATAAATGCCATCCAGATTGCCGCCGAAGCTATTACCAGAATGCCAAATGGACGTATCGACGGCGAAACAACCTGTAATGTGGGAATCATCAAAGGCGGCAAAGCTACGAATATCGTTCCTAACCAAGTAGAAATTGATGCAGAAGTGCGCAGTCATGACACTGCAAAATTGAAAGAAGTTACAGATAAAATGATTAAAGCTGTAAAGGACACAGTCAGTAAATATCATTTGAACGGATTTGATGCAAAAGCAGAAATCAAAGTAGCAGAAGAATATACCTCATTCCGACTGACTGACGATGACCAGTCTGTGCAATTAGCCAAACAGGCTACCAGAAAACTGCAACTAAGTTTTAAACCTTATATTGGTGGTGGTGGAAGTGACGTTAATATCTTCAACAAGAATGGTCTTAAAATGGCTGTTGCCGGAACTGGAATGGATAAAGTTCACACAGTGAATGAACAGATCAGGATCAGCGATCTGGAAAATGGTGCGAAGTGGGTTAAAGAAGTAATTCGAATTTATTCGGAAATTTAA